One segment of Panicum virgatum strain AP13 chromosome 1K, P.virgatum_v5, whole genome shotgun sequence DNA contains the following:
- the LOC120651163 gene encoding adenine nucleotide transporter BT1, chloroplastic/amyloplastic/mitochondrial-like: MAATMAVTTMVTKSKESWSLQLPKLAHPSKPRGGKTELEFACRAMFASVGLNACSGVAPGHDPREHNVKARPADNCDIARQLGVIVPGEHVREDAEEIAKKKGGKKQLVGGLRKVRVKIANPHLRRLVSGAIAGAVSRTFVAPLETIRTHLMVGCSNANSMAGVFQWILQNEGWTGLFRGNIVNVLRVAPSKAIEHFTYDTAKKFLTPKANEPPKVPIPTPLVAGAMAGVASTLCTYPMELIKTRVTIEKDAYDNVAHAFMKILREEGPSELYRGLAPSLIGVVPYAACNFYAYETLKRLYRRATGRRPGADVGAVATLLIGSAAGAIASTATFPLEVARKHMQVGAVGGRQVYRHVLHAMYCILKKEGVAGLYRGLGPSCIKLMPAAGISFMCYEACKKILVDKEDEKEEEEEGGEASNGDKNKVA; this comes from the exons ATGGCGGCGACAATGGCGGTGACAACGATGGTGACCAAGAGCAAGGAGAGCTGGTCTCTGCAACTCCCGAAGCTCGCTCACCCTTCGAAGCCACGAGGCGGGAAGACCGAGCTGGAGTTCGCTTGTCGGGCGATGTTCGCCAGTGTCGGCCTGAATGCGTGCTCAGGCGTCGCGCCGGGGCACGACCCGCGGGAGCACAACGTGAAGGCTCGACCTGCTGACAACTGCGACATCGCACGCCAACTTGGAGTCATCGTGCCAGGGGAACATGTTAGGGAGGACGCGGAGGAGATAGCGAAGAAGAAGGGTGGCAAGAAGCAGTTGGTGGGCGGTCTGAGGAAGGTGAGGGTCAAGATCGCCAACCCGCATCTGCGGCGCTTGGTTAGCGGTGCCATCGCTGGTGCAGTGTCGAGGACGTTCGTGGCGCCACTGGAGACGATCCGGACCCACCTAATGGTCGGTTGCAGCAATGCCAACTCCATGGCCGGGGTGTTCCAATGGATCTTGCAGAATGAAGGGTGGACAGGCCTGTTCCGCGGCAACATCGTCAATGTCCTCCGCGTCGCTCCTAGCAAGGCCATCGAG CATTTCACCTATGACACGGCCAAGAAGTTTCTAACCCCCAAGGCCAACGAGCCACCAAAGGTCCCGATCCCCACGCCGCTAGTCGCTGGAGCTATGGCTGGAGTTGCCTCTACCTTGTGCACCTATCCCATGGAGTTGATCAAGACCCGGGTTACCATCGAG AAGGATGCATACGACAACGTGGCACACGCGTTCATGAAGATCCTTCGTGAGGAGGGCCCATCGGAGCTGTACCGTGGGTTGGCACCTAGCCTGATTGGCGTGGTGCCATATGCGGCTTGCAACTTCTACGCCTACGAGACGCTCAAACGGCTCTACCGCCGCGCGACAGGGCGACGCCCTGGCGCGGATGTGGGCGCCGTGGCGACGCTACTCATTGGGTCGGCGGCTGGCGCCATCGCAAGCACAGCCACATTCCCGCTAGAGGTGGCGCGCAAGCATATGCAGGTGGGCGCCGTGGGCGGGAGGCAGGTTTATCGTCATGTCTTGCATGCCATGTACTGCATCCTCAAGAAGGAGGGCGTCGCTGGACTGTATCGCGGCCTGGGTCCTAGCTGCATCAAGCTCATGCCTGCCGCTGGCATCTCTTTCATGTGCTACGAGGCTTGCAAGAAGATCCTGGTCGACAAAGAGgacgagaaggaggaggaggaggaaggtggTGAAGCTAGCAACGGGGACAAGAACAAGGTAGCATGA
- the LOC120682084 gene encoding uncharacterized protein At2g34160-like isoform X2, with product MDEVTEAVNNLNISDGGATAAGGGAEGHKKNRIQVSNTKKPLFFYVNLAKRYMQLHNEVELSALGMAIAIVVTIAEILKNNGFAVEKKIMTSTVDVKDETRNRAIQKAKIEILLGKTEKFDGLMAAAAEEREATEAEEQS from the exons atggatgaggtcaccgAGGCCGTGAACAACCTAAACATCTCCGACGGAGGGGccacggcggccggtggcggcgcggaggggcaCAAGAAGAACCGCATCCAGGTCTCCAACACCAAGAAGCCCCTCTTCTTCTATGTCAACCTTGCCAAG AGGTACATGCAGCTGCACAACGAAGTGGAGCTCTCGGCCCTCGGCATGG CCATTGCAATAGTTGTGACTATTGCAGAAATTCTGAAAAATAATGGCTTTGCTGTGGAGAAGA AAATCATGACATCAACTGTTGATGTAAAAGATGAAACTAGGAACCGCGCTATCCAGAAGGCCAAG ATTGAAATATTGCTTGGCAAGACCGAGAAATTTGATGGGCTAATGGCTGCGGCTGCAGAAGAGAGGGAGGCTACTGAGGCTGAAGAGCAAAGCTAA
- the LOC120682084 gene encoding uncharacterized protein LOC120682084 isoform X1: MDEVTEAVNNLNISDGGATAAGGGAEGHKKNRIQVSNTKKPLFFYVNLAKRYMQLHNEVELSALGMGELRGKTHFKSKKTHSSIQGKRRRPIRARHSAAHGFMGPLEQVTDLDKSYYLWISDEGPPSSHPTKVGPIQGGRRLADQPDRPTCPQHQPTSGFDVAAPHWS; the protein is encoded by the exons atggatgaggtcaccgAGGCCGTGAACAACCTAAACATCTCCGACGGAGGGGccacggcggccggtggcggcgcggaggggcaCAAGAAGAACCGCATCCAGGTCTCCAACACCAAGAAGCCCCTCTTCTTCTATGTCAACCTTGCCAAG AGGTACATGCAGCTGCACAACGAAGTGGAGCTCTCGGCCCTCGGCATGG gagAATTAAGGGGGAAAACACACTTCAAGAGCAAGAAAACACACTCCTCAATCCAAGGCAAAAGGcgtcgaccaatcagagcgCGCCATTCAGCAGCACATGGATTCATGGGCCCACTTGAGCAAGTTACCGACTTAGACAAGAGCTATTACCTGTGGATTAGTGAtgagggcccacctagcagtcaCCCAACCAAAGTTGGGCCGATTCAGGGCGGTCGAAGGTTGGCCGACCAACCCGATCGACCAACCTGCCCACAGCACCAACCGACCTCAGGCTTCGACGTGGCAGCTCCCCATTGGTCCTAG
- the LOC120682196 gene encoding uncharacterized protein LOC120682196: MLAAAARRLSAAASSSSSSTRASQLAAALNPQRWMHDRNKKAMELIAKGWSALQEVDRVIDYADHNDKRLIPLLRGAKENFELALEIDNDNTHARYWLGKMHFKYHVPGACKAVGAALLVEAANMGDPDAQYELGCRLRIENDYVQSDQQAFHYIEQAVDQLHPGALYLLGAVYLTGDCVKRDIASAMWCFHRASEKGHAGAAIAYGSLLLKGAEVPEVITRFNSGKSPSTGKMRKKTVQQDPIKLAKEQFQIAAEAECDLGLWWLKRLEDYENQEEKLKQIQQ, translated from the exons atgctcgccgcggcggcgcggcggctctcCGCGGCcgcctcgtcttcctcctcttccacgCGCGCCAgccagctcgccgccgcacTGAACCCGCAG AGGTGGATGCACGACAGGAATAAGAAGGCGATGGAGCTGATAGCCAAGGGGTGGAGCGCGCTCCAGGAGGTCGACCGCGTCATCGACTACGCCGACCACAACGACAAGCGCCTCATCCCCCTTCTAAGG GGTGCTAAGGAGAACTTTGAGCTCGCTCTGGAGATCGACAATGATAATACCCACGCGAGATATTGGCTGGGCAAGATGCATTTCAAGTATCATGTTCCTGGAGCTTGTAAGGCAGT CGGTGCTGCTTTGTTGGTTGAAGCTGCAAATATGGGTGATCCAGATGCACAGTATGAACTTGGATGTCGACTAAGAATTGAG AATGACTATGTTCAGTCTGATCAACAGGCTTTCCATTACATTGAGCAAGCTGTTGACCAG CTGCACCCTGGCGCTTTGTATCTACTAGGTGCTGTATATTTAACTGGGGACTGTGTTAAGAGGGATATAGCTTCTGCAATGTGGTGTTTTCATAGAGCTTCAGAAAAG GGACATGCTGGAGCTGCCATTGCATATGGATCCTTGCTTCTTAAAG GTGCTGAAGTACCTGAAGTGATTACCAGGTTTAACTCAGGTAAGAGTCCATCAACTGGGAAGATGCGGAAAAAGACCGTACAGCAGGATCCCATAAAGCTAGCAAAGGAGCAGTTTCAAATTGCAGCTGAGGCAGAATGTGATTTAGGTTTGTGGTGGTTGAAGAGGCTTGAAGATTATGAAAACCAAGAAGAAAAGCTAAAGCAAATCCAACAATGA
- the LOC120682266 gene encoding F-box/kelch-repeat protein At1g55270-like: protein MDARNRTAPVVDTSSCLCRVDRSSAAAAARRISVSKACVEPSLRASIHPLKPKASPRPADRSSGGQWPLLPGLPDDLAIACLIRVPRADHCRLRLVCRRWCRLLAGNYFYGLRRRLGLAEQWLYAVKRDDGQDGRVSWDVLDPSRGAWRALPPVPREYAGADGFGCAVLGGCHLYLVGGADPRRGEGGGAMRRVVFYSARTNRWHRAPDMLRRRQCFGACVMGNRLYVAGGESGSGGGGGLRSAEVFDPAKNRWSFVAEMAAAMVPFVSAVHGGRWYVKGLGAQQEVVSQAYSPETDSWSVVLDGMVTGWRSPSACLGGRIYAADCRDGCRLRAYDEAADAWTICADSKQHQGSSQAAEAAAIVALHGRLCVVRNDMSVVAVDVAAGQGNQQSWETLAGKAHAKSFVTGLLSNLAGRGRAKNRILHCLVLEA, encoded by the exons ATGGATGCAAGGAACCGAACAGCTCCGGTG GTTGATACCTCGTCATGCTTGTGCCGAGTGGACAgatcatccgccgccgccgcggcgaggcgcATCTCGGTGTCCAAGGCGTGCGTGGAGCCGAGCCTCAGGGCGTCCATCCACCCGCTGAAGCCGAAGgcgtcgccgcggccggccgACCGGAGCAGCGGTGGGCAATGGCCGCTGCTCCCCGGCCTTCCCGACGACCTCGCCATCGCTTGCCTCATCCGGGTGCCCAGAGCCGACCACTGCAGGCTGCGGCTGGTGTGCCGGAGGTGGTGCCGCCTGCTCGCCGGCAACTACTTCTACGGCCTCCGGCGTCGGCTCGGGCTCGCCGAGCAGTGGCTGTACGCCGTGAAGCGCGACGACGGCCAGGACGGGCGCGTGTCGTGGGACGTGCTCGACCCGTCGCGCGGCGCGTGGCGCGCGCTGCCGCCCGTGCCGCGGGAGTACGCGGGCGCCGACGGCTTCGGCTGCGCCGTGCTCGGCGGCTGCCACCTGTACCTGGTCGGCGGCGCGGACCCGCGCCggggcgaaggcggcggcgccatgcggCGGGTGGTGTTCTACAGCGCGCGGACCAACCGTTGGCACCGCGCGCCGGACATGCTGCGCCGGCGGCAGTGCTTCGGCGCGTGCGTGATGGGCAACCGCCTgtacgtcgccggcggcgagagcgggagcggcggcggaggcgggctcAGGTCCGCCGAGGTGTTCGACCCCGCCAAGAACCGGTGGTCGTTCGTGGccgagatggcggcggcgatggtgccGTTCGTCAGCGCGGTGCACGGCGGGCGGTGGTACGTCAAGGGCCTCGGCGCGCAGCAGGAGGTGGTGAGCCAGGCGTACTCGCCGGAGACCGACTCGTGGTCCGTCGTGCTCGACGGCATGGTCACCGGCTGGCGGAGCCCCAGCGCGTGCCTCGGCGGCAGGATCTACGCCGCCGACTGCAGGGACGGCTGCCGGCTGAGGGCCTACGACGAGGCCGCGGACGCGTGGACCATCTGCGCCGACAGCAAGCAGCACCAGGGGAGCTcccaggcggcggaggcggccgccatTGTCGCGCTCCACGGCAGGCTCTGTGTCGTCCGCAACGACATGAGCGTCGTGGCCGTCGACGTCGCGGCCGGGCAGGGGAACCAGCAGAGCTGGGAGACCCTGGCCGGCAAAGCGCATGCTAAGAGCTTCGTCACGGGCCTCTTGTCCAACCTCGCCGGCCGTGGCCGCGCCAAGAACCGCATCCTCCATTGCCTAGTTCTTGAGGCCTAG